A stretch of Mustelus asterias chromosome 24, sMusAst1.hap1.1, whole genome shotgun sequence DNA encodes these proteins:
- the LOC144511071 gene encoding elongation factor 1-gamma-like: MEYKYPQELCLDFMSLNLITGLFQCLDGLRKHSFASVILFGTDGERSISGIWILRGQQLISELNEEWQVTCEPYSWKKLDVDTDECKAVVNEYFMMEGAFQHVGKPFNQGKIFK; encoded by the exons ATGGAGTACAAGTACCCTCAAGAACTCTGCCTGGATTTCATGAGCTTGAATCTAATAACTG GGCTGTTCCAGTGTTTGGATGGGCTGCGGAAGCACAGCTTTGCGAGTGTAATCCTCTTTGGCACTGATGGTGAACGCTCGATATCGGGAATTTGGATTCTGCGAGGACAGCAGCTCATTTCTGAA TTAAATGAAGAATGGCAAGTGACCTGTGAGCCGTATTCCTGGAAGAAGTTGGATGTGGACACCGACGAATGCAAGGCTGTGGTTAATGAGTACTTCATGATGGAGGGAGCATTCCAACATGTGGGCAAACCCTTCAATCAGGGAAAAATCTTTAAGTGA